GTCCTTGCCGCCATACGGGATGATCGTGTCCTGGATGACGTTACCGGCGTAGCCGATGAAGGTGTCGTAGGCGGTTTCGTCCTTACCGACGCGCAGACCACCGAGCTGGATCCAGGCGAAGTTCAGCGACACCGACTTGTTCTGCGCGGTGCCGTCGGCATTGGTGTTGCCGAACTGGAAGCGGGTTTCGGTGTAGGTCTTCAGGGTGCCGAGCTCGGTCTCCTGACCGGTCCAGGTCTTCAGCGCGAAGCGGGCGTTCTTGTAGTAGGTGTGCTGCCTGTCGCCGTTCAGGCGATCATTGGTCACCGAACCGTCGAAGGTGCCGATGTCGCCGAAGCCGGCGTCATAGCGGAGATAGCCGCCGACGCGCAGGCAGGTTTCGGTGCCCGGGATGTAGAAGTAGCCAGCGCCGTAGACGTCGCAGATCTTGACGTATTCAGCGGGTTCCGGTTCGGCAACGACGACCGCATCGGCCGCACGCGCGCCGGAGACTGCGAGCAGTGCCGCAGCCGAGCCGAGCAGAAGGCTCTTGATGTTCATTTTGACCTCTCCAGTCAATTTTTCAAAATGTGTTTTCGTGTTCTCGGCCGAGGGCCAAAAAATGCCAACCGCCTGTTGAAGGAGGCACGTCAGCGCGCTCTTTCGATCGGGACAATACGCATCGAATTCTCGCTTTCAATGAATATTGCACCGCACAACGCCGTCCGCGCGGATTCAACGGAAGCTTGTTGTATATTTACAACTAAGATGTTGATTTTAAACAGATTTTGGCACAAACGGCACAACGACAGAAAACTGTCATAAAAGGCGCACTCTTCGTCGAATAATATTCTCGAAAGGAGCGTAAAGGGCGGTGAAACAACCGGGAACGAAGGCGCTCAGGTCGTCTGCGGAAGCTGGTCCGTGCTGGCGGAAACCGCCGCCGCGGCGCGGATGACATCGTCGGATCGATCCTTGGTCAAAAGGTCGATCGGAGCCTCGCCATCGAACTCCGCGGCTGGTCGAATCAGCCACGACCACGCGGTGCGTGGATGCCCAATCAATTGCAAAACCTCGCGAATGCCCGGCACCGGCCGGCCATCGACGAATTGGGCGAGCGGAAAGACATGTTTCCTGCCGCCGGTACGCAGCGCGATGACCTCGCCGCGCCGCTGCCAGCGGTGCAGCGTGGAGCGCGGTATCCGCAGCGTCTCTTCCAGATAGGTCGAGCCGGCCACCTGCCCTGCCCAATCCTCGATGAGCGCCGACGCCAGCCCGCCACGCTGCGGCTGCGAATCGCTGGCCATCTCGGATTGCGAGGCGGCGGACGTCTCCATCGAATCGAGCTGGCCTCTTGCCGACGTCGATTCGGTTTCTTGCGCCGCGTCGGCCAGCAGCAGCCTGACGATCTTGGGCGCCAGCTTGGAAGGGTTCTTCAGGGTAGCCGAGAGCGCTCTGTGCTGGCGCGGCGACAGATTGATGATCGCGGTTGCAACGCTGCCGCCGACGATAGCCGCCAGCTTCACGGCATTCTCGGATGTCTCACCACCGCGACCGCGCAGGGCTTGTTCCAGCGCTGCCGCAACAACTCGCTCGAGCTCAGAGCGGACAACGCCGCTTGCCGCGCTGTTGAATTCGTTCATTCGCATCATTCCGCCGCTGCCTCGGCATGGGGATGATGCCTAGGCTGTACACGGCTATAGGTGCGGTTTGTGACAGTTGCGCGACTGGCGCTGGCGCCCGGTCAGTGCGGGAAATCCAGCCCCATCTCGCGGTAGCGCTCGGGATCGTCGCCCCAGTTCTCGCGCACTTTCACGAACAGGAACAAATGCGTCTTCTGTTCGAGGATCTCGCCGATCTCCCTGCGCGCGGCTTCGCCAATGGCGCGGATGGTTTCGCCCTTGTGGCCGAGAACGATCTTCTTCTGGCTGTCGCGCTCGACATAGATGACCTGTTCGATGCGAACCGAACCGTCCTTCTTCTCTTCCCATTTCTCGGTCTCGACATGGGAGGAGTAGGGCAATTCCTGATGCAGGCGCAGATAGAGTTTCTCGCGGGTGATCTCGGCTGCCAGCTGGCGCATCGGCAGGTCGGAAATCTGATCCTCCGGATAATACCAGGGACCGGACGGCAATGTCGCAGCCAGATAGTCGAGCAGGTCCTTGCAGCCGGAGCCGGTCAAGGCGGAAACCATGAATGTCCTGTCGAACGCGACGCGTTCGTTGGCAGTTTTCGTCAGCGTCAGCAGCGCTTCCGGTTTCACGCGGTCGACCTTGTTCAGCACCAGAACCTTTGGCTGGCGCACGTCCGCCAACCTGTCGAGGATGGCGTCGGCGTCGCCCTTGATGCCGCGCTCGGCATCGATCAGCACCAGGACGATATCAGCATCCTTGGCGCCGCCCCAGGCGGTCGTCACCATCGCGGTGTCGAGGCGTCGCCTCGGCTTGAAGATACCGGGCGTGTCGAGCAACACGATCTGAGCGGCGCCATGGGTGGCGATGCCACGCACCAGGGCACGCGTCGTCTGCACCTTGTGGGTGACGATCGACACTTTCGAGCCGACAAGCTGGTTGATCAGCGTCGACTTGCCGGCGTTCGGGGCGCCGATCAGGGCGACGAAGCCCGAATGCGTGGCCTGCTCACTCTCACCGATCGACGTCACGGCATATCCCCTTCTTCCGGAACCCAGACGCCCTCTCGCACCAGAAGGGCCGTGGCGGCAGCCTGTTCCGCCTCACGCTTCGAACGACCGCTGCCGGTTGCGGGCGCCCTTTCGCCAACCTTGACCCGAACGGTAAACACCGGATCGTGGTCCGGCCCCTCGCGCCCTTCGATACTATAGTCAGGCGTGGCGCCTGTCGCCTGGTGCGCCCATTCCTGCAACTCTGTCTTGGGGTCGCGACGTGCCGCGCCGACGGCGCCGGCACGCGGCTTCCAATAGGTGTGAATGAACCGCCGGGCAACATCGATGCCACCGTCGAGATAGATGACCGCGATCAGCGATTCCAACGCGTCGGCGCGCAGGTTGACCCGCTTGCGCTCGGCCAGATTGCGAACTTCGCTGCCGGCGCGGATCAACTCCGCGAGCCCGATTTCGTCGGCGATCTGCGCCAGGGTTTCGGCATTGACCAGAGCGTTCAGCCTGACCGACAGCTCGCCTTCCGGCGCGTTTGGGAAATCTGCGAGAAGCATGTCGGCAATAACAAGGCCGAGCACCCTGTCGCCGAGGAACTCGAAGCGCTCATAGTCGACACCGGCCTGGCTTCCACGCGCGCTGGCATGGGTCAGCGCCCGCTGCAGTCGCTGCGGGTCGCTGAAGGCGTGACCGGTTCGGCTTTCCAGGACGGCGGCAAGCGCGTCGGCTGTCAAACGCTTCGGTGCCGTCATAGGCTAGTGGACAAAATTGAAGAGGCGCGAGGCACGCATCTCGGACGGCCACTTCCAAATCTCGAGCGGGCTTGCACCACCGGAAATCGAGAAGAAGATGATGTTTGCGCGGCCCACCAGATTGTCGGCAGGCACATAGCCGACGGAGAAGCGGCTATCGCTGGAATTGTCGCGGTTGTCGCCCATCATGAAATAGTGCCCTTCCGGCACCTTGAACTCGCGCGTGTCGTCGCCGATGCCATTCGGCGTCAAATCGAGCGTATCGTAGGAGACGCCGTTGGGCAGCGTCTCGCGATAGACGTCGACCGGGCGATTCTGCTCGGTGATGTCGGGATTGTCGATCTGGCCGACCTTCACGCGCGGCACGCCGACATCGTTGATGAACAGCTGGCCGCCCTTCATCTGGATCTTGTCGCCTGGCAGGCCGACGACGCGCTTGATGTAGTCGACGGACGGATCCGGCGGGAACTTGAAGACGACGACGTCGCCGCGCTTCGGCTCGGAGCCCCAGATGCGACCCGAGAAAAGGTCCGGACCGAAGGGCAGCGAGTAGCGCGAATAGCCGTAGGCCCACTTGGTGACGAAGAGATAGTCGCCTTCCAGAAGCGTCGGACGCATCGAACCGGACGGGATGGAAAATGGCTGGAAGAACAGCGTGCGGATAACCAACGCCAGAAGCAAGGCCTGCACAATGACACTGACGGTCTCGCCAAGCCCGCCGCTTTTCTTGTCGGATTTATCTGCCACGCTCATCTCGTCCTCGATGCCTCGCCGGTTCATATACGGGGTCGTTGCCTGTCCGGCAACGCCCATAAGTCCTTCCAACGCCTATCACTGTGGCGCTTATGCGACAGGCAGCGCCTCGATAATCACAAAGGCTTGAGCGAGTGGGTAGTCGTCGGTGATGGTCAGGTGGATTGCGGCCCGGTGTCCTGCCGGAACGAGCTTTTCCAGTTGCTCGGCGGCACCGCCGGTCAAAACCATGGTCGGCTTGCCGCTTGGCAGGTTGGCAACGCCCATGTCGCGCCAATAGACACCTTGCGCGATGCCGGTGCCGAGTGCCTTGGCGCAAGCCTCCTTTGCCGCGAAGCGCTTAGCATAGGAGGCGGCCCGCATCCTGCGTCCCTCCGACCGCGCCTGCTCCACATCGGTATAGACACGCTTGACGAAACGCTCGCCGTGGCGCTCGAGCGACTTCTCGATGCGGCGGATGTCGATCAAATCGCTACCGATGCCGATGATCATCGCGTGGCAGAACCCAGATGGCCCACATCCGACGCGGGATGGCCGCGCGCGGCGCGCTCGGCCAGACGCCGGCGCTGCCGATCCTGGAATTTGGTCATGCCCCAACGGGTCAGGCCATAGGTGATCAGACCGGCCGTAAGACCCAGTGGAATGGCGCCAATGGTCATCGGCTTCAGCACTGGTTCCCAAAGCTGCGCGAAGCTCAGGTGACGCAACATGGCACCGAGATGCGCCGGCGGACCGCTGTGAGGAACATGCTCGTTCAACAGCAGCCTGCCGGTTTCCCAGGAGGCGCCCCACAGGAACGGTACCGTCAGCGGATTGCCCACGGCCGTTCCGATCGCCGCGGCGACGAGGTTGCCGGCAACCACCCAGCACACCACCGCGGCGATGACAAAATGCAGGCCGAGCGGAAAGAAAGACGCGAACACGCCGGCGGCGACGCCAGCAGCAACGGCATGCGGTGTCGCCTTCAACCGGACGATGCGCTTGGCGAAATAACGCAGCGAACGCGAAAGGGAGCGGCGCGGCCACAGCCAAATGCGCAACCGCTCGCTTAAACTCTCGGCTTCCCTTCGCTTGAACAGCATATGTCAGGCCAAACTCTATAGTGCCGCGATCGTTACAGCGCCCGGCTGCCGGGTTTAACCGCCGGCAGTGCGGCAAGTTCCGGCGGCAACTTGTCCGCAGGATACGCCGGAACCTCATACTGCGCGAGGGCAATCAGGGGCACCCCCACCTCGGTCTTTCCGGCTGAACGGTCGATGATGCAGGCAGCCGCCAGCACCTCCGCGCCAAGGTCGCGCAGGCAATCGATGGTCTCGCGGATCGACAGGCCGGTGGTGACGATGTCCTCGACGATGACGACGCGGGCGCCTTTCTCGATTTCGAAGCGGCGCAGCCGGAACACACCC
The genomic region above belongs to Mesorhizobium terrae and contains:
- a CDS encoding antitoxin Xre/MbcA/ParS toxin-binding domain-containing protein codes for the protein MNEFNSAASGVVRSELERVVAAALEQALRGRGGETSENAVKLAAIVGGSVATAIINLSPRQHRALSATLKNPSKLAPKIVRLLLADAAQETESTSARGQLDSMETSAASQSEMASDSQPQRGGLASALIEDWAGQVAGSTYLEETLRIPRSTLHRWQRRGEVIALRTGGRKHVFPLAQFVDGRPVPGIREVLQLIGHPRTAWSWLIRPAAEFDGEAPIDLLTKDRSDDVIRAAAAVSASTDQLPQTT
- the era gene encoding GTPase Era, which produces MTSIGESEQATHSGFVALIGAPNAGKSTLINQLVGSKVSIVTHKVQTTRALVRGIATHGAAQIVLLDTPGIFKPRRRLDTAMVTTAWGGAKDADIVLVLIDAERGIKGDADAILDRLADVRQPKVLVLNKVDRVKPEALLTLTKTANERVAFDRTFMVSALTGSGCKDLLDYLAATLPSGPWYYPEDQISDLPMRQLAAEITREKLYLRLHQELPYSSHVETEKWEEKKDGSVRIEQVIYVERDSQKKIVLGHKGETIRAIGEAARREIGEILEQKTHLFLFVKVRENWGDDPERYREMGLDFPH
- the rnc gene encoding ribonuclease III — encoded protein: MTAPKRLTADALAAVLESRTGHAFSDPQRLQRALTHASARGSQAGVDYERFEFLGDRVLGLVIADMLLADFPNAPEGELSVRLNALVNAETLAQIADEIGLAELIRAGSEVRNLAERKRVNLRADALESLIAVIYLDGGIDVARRFIHTYWKPRAGAVGAARRDPKTELQEWAHQATGATPDYSIEGREGPDHDPVFTVRVKVGERAPATGSGRSKREAEQAAATALLVREGVWVPEEGDMP
- the lepB gene encoding signal peptidase I, whose amino-acid sequence is MSVADKSDKKSGGLGETVSVIVQALLLALVIRTLFFQPFSIPSGSMRPTLLEGDYLFVTKWAYGYSRYSLPFGPDLFSGRIWGSEPKRGDVVVFKFPPDPSVDYIKRVVGLPGDKIQMKGGQLFINDVGVPRVKVGQIDNPDITEQNRPVDVYRETLPNGVSYDTLDLTPNGIGDDTREFKVPEGHYFMMGDNRDNSSDSRFSVGYVPADNLVGRANIIFFSISGGASPLEIWKWPSEMRASRLFNFVH
- the acpS gene encoding holo-ACP synthase gives rise to the protein MIIGIGSDLIDIRRIEKSLERHGERFVKRVYTDVEQARSEGRRMRAASYAKRFAAKEACAKALGTGIAQGVYWRDMGVANLPSGKPTMVLTGGAAEQLEKLVPAGHRAAIHLTITDDYPLAQAFVIIEALPVA
- a CDS encoding DUF2062 domain-containing protein, producing the protein MLFKRREAESLSERLRIWLWPRRSLSRSLRYFAKRIVRLKATPHAVAAGVAAGVFASFFPLGLHFVIAAVVCWVVAGNLVAAAIGTAVGNPLTVPFLWGASWETGRLLLNEHVPHSGPPAHLGAMLRHLSFAQLWEPVLKPMTIGAIPLGLTAGLITYGLTRWGMTKFQDRQRRRLAERAARGHPASDVGHLGSATR
- the pyrE gene encoding orotate phosphoribosyltransferase, translated to MNTAEVLDIFRSAGAVLEGHFILTSGLRSPVFLQKARVFMHADKTERLCKALAGKIRAEVEGPIDYVVGPAVGGLIPAYETSRHLGVPAIWVEREQGVFRLRRFEIEKGARVVIVEDIVTTGLSIRETIDCLRDLGAEVLAAACIIDRSAGKTEVGVPLIALAQYEVPAYPADKLPPELAALPAVKPGSRAL